One segment of Elusimicrobiota bacterium DNA contains the following:
- a CDS encoding LptF/LptG family permease, with translation MKIFFYAFLKEWLGNFCLGIGIFSLFFFFAESSKIFELALLVAGSSLSVFLGSLGYLYAQYWMTVAGFICPMALLLGIALTMARLHEDNELIALESLGAAVHKHLLALLAVLGAVLSACLFPLIHHAGPLARLHLKRFAYEGRDIAKNFRVEPQTWIDLGRTQIFAEEVTGNRLNKVVIYSSRDQNASNAEQKFPYKVTGSSAVYRIQEDAEGKPGLFLRVFSGKLDYPDLTEPGNLTTCSFATYENTLPLLPPAQHELSPREMVSRELKKAAGDSLQHRLELESRHALAISPLALALACGLVTVKLRRRSKGFGFGLALAMLGAYWLLLVLATSVKEPWMANPAFLSLSWLLSLLLAP, from the coding sequence TTGAAAATCTTTTTCTACGCGTTCCTAAAAGAGTGGCTGGGCAACTTTTGCCTGGGAATCGGTATTTTCAGCCTTTTTTTCTTTTTTGCCGAATCATCAAAAATTTTTGAATTAGCCCTGTTGGTCGCAGGCAGCAGCCTCTCGGTTTTTCTGGGCTCGCTTGGCTACCTCTACGCCCAATACTGGATGACCGTGGCCGGATTCATCTGCCCCATGGCCTTGCTCCTGGGCATTGCGCTGACCATGGCCAGGCTTCACGAAGACAATGAGCTGATCGCCTTGGAGAGCCTGGGAGCGGCCGTCCACAAACACCTGCTGGCGCTCTTGGCTGTTCTAGGCGCTGTTCTATCCGCTTGTCTTTTCCCCCTGATCCACCACGCAGGACCATTGGCCCGCCTGCATTTGAAACGATTCGCCTATGAAGGCCGGGATATCGCCAAAAATTTCAGGGTGGAGCCGCAAACCTGGATTGATTTGGGCCGGACTCAAATCTTCGCCGAAGAGGTAACCGGCAACCGTTTAAACAAAGTGGTCATTTATTCGAGCCGGGATCAAAACGCATCCAATGCGGAACAAAAATTTCCCTATAAAGTCACCGGCTCAAGCGCGGTTTACCGGATTCAAGAAGACGCCGAAGGAAAGCCGGGGCTTTTCCTGCGGGTGTTCTCAGGCAAATTGGATTATCCCGACCTGACTGAGCCCGGCAACCTGACCACCTGCTCCTTTGCCACTTATGAAAACACGCTCCCCTTGCTGCCTCCCGCACAACACGAATTATCCCCCAGAGAGATGGTCAGCCGCGAACTTAAAAAGGCGGCCGGCGATTCCCTGCAGCATCGCTTGGAGCTTGAATCAAGGCACGCGCTGGCTATTTCTCCCCTGGCCCTGGCCTTGGCCTGCGGCTTGGTTACGGTTAAATTACGCCGGCGCTCCAAAGGCTTCGGTTTCGGCCTGGCCTTGGCCATGCTGGGGGCTTATTGGCTTCTCCTTGTTCTGGCCACCAGCGTTAAAGAGCCCTGGATGGCCAACCCGGCTTTTCTCTCGTTAAGCTGGCTCTTGTCCCTGCTGTTGGCGCCATGA
- a CDS encoding PorV/PorQ family protein, whose protein sequence is MTKSGYPHGGWMPITLALAMLAYLCFPLSAADRGRSTGNLLLMGGNARAYGLGEAYGALPDYRASTFYYNPAAVSAGRHTSIDLLHGPLIDPIFYDSVAGVIPAGSGGLGFGVQYLSYGTLEEIDNTGTKTGSSFAPKETLGRIAYGTVIHQSHLRIGVAAQFLSSKLSATKSTVAGDIGLLYISHDGSLGIAYQNFGNGLKFVKESSPLPTQLRIAGAKEVPNYDGTWISLAATIPNKGDPDFFGGIELHLNAGHETIISPRAGYNTRGLSAELGSNANYSVGLGFEFFNLGVDYAYNPLGDLGNTHRVSLSYKFHHHKRRRDPHVDEDNPSETHKEHEHKHSEHPDIKRQAEPKPQAAPKDVLPEDPENRY, encoded by the coding sequence ATGACCAAGTCCGGGTACCCGCACGGCGGGTGGATGCCGATCACCCTGGCCCTGGCCATGCTGGCCTATCTCTGTTTCCCCCTGTCCGCAGCCGACAGGGGACGCTCCACCGGCAATCTCCTGCTGATGGGAGGCAATGCCCGGGCCTACGGCTTGGGCGAAGCTTACGGGGCGCTTCCCGATTACCGCGCCAGCACTTTCTACTATAACCCGGCCGCTGTTTCCGCCGGCCGCCATACGTCCATCGACCTTTTGCACGGCCCGCTCATTGACCCTATTTTTTATGATTCCGTGGCCGGCGTCATCCCCGCGGGTTCGGGCGGCCTCGGATTCGGCGTGCAATACCTCTCCTACGGAACCCTCGAAGAAATCGACAACACCGGGACGAAGACAGGCAGCAGCTTCGCGCCCAAAGAAACGCTCGGCCGCATCGCTTACGGCACCGTCATCCATCAGAGCCATTTAAGAATCGGCGTCGCCGCGCAATTTTTATCCTCGAAATTAAGCGCCACCAAATCAACGGTGGCCGGGGACATAGGTTTGCTCTACATTTCCCACGACGGCTCGCTCGGGATTGCCTATCAAAATTTCGGCAACGGGCTGAAATTCGTCAAAGAAAGCAGCCCCCTGCCCACTCAATTGCGCATCGCCGGCGCCAAAGAGGTGCCCAACTACGACGGAACATGGATCAGCCTCGCGGCCACTATTCCCAATAAAGGCGACCCCGACTTCTTCGGCGGCATCGAGCTTCATCTCAACGCCGGGCATGAAACCATTATTTCCCCCCGCGCCGGCTACAACACAAGGGGATTGAGCGCGGAATTGGGCTCCAATGCCAATTACAGCGTGGGTTTGGGCTTCGAGTTCTTCAATTTAGGCGTGGATTACGCCTACAATCCTTTGGGCGATTTGGGCAACACTCATCGCGTTTCCCTTTCCTATAAATTCCATCACCACAAGCGCCGGCGCGACCCGCACGTCGATGAAGACAACCCCAGCGAAACACACAAGGAGCACGAGCACAAGCACAGCGAACACCCGGATATTAAACGCCAAGCCGAACCCAAACCCCAAGCGGCTCCCAAAGACGTCCTGCCGGAAGACCCGGAAAATCGGTATTAA
- a CDS encoding ComF family protein has protein sequence MGKWSSSFRVALDFFFPSFCAGCEVYLGFRADPRRLCPSCEVKLEAARQEHVSRRSGGGSLDAFFSFGPYGSEPLTTLIHKIKYQQKDWIFEALEPALRRHLCGFNLESMVDAVAPVPLHSWRLRERGFNQAEIIGQAVAEHIGKPLEKGLMRRSRRTKPQMSLTDKSLRRANVRGAFEALQPGSAQGKSFLLVDDVSTTGATLHEAAAALRQAGARKVIGFALAA, from the coding sequence ATGGGCAAGTGGTCTTCCAGTTTTAGGGTCGCGCTTGATTTCTTTTTTCCTTCTTTTTGCGCCGGCTGCGAGGTTTATTTAGGGTTTCGCGCCGATCCCCGCCGCCTGTGTCCAAGTTGCGAGGTCAAGCTGGAGGCGGCGCGTCAAGAGCATGTCAGCCGGCGCTCGGGCGGGGGGTCGCTCGACGCGTTCTTTAGCTTCGGACCTTATGGCAGCGAACCGCTGACGACCCTCATTCACAAAATCAAATACCAGCAGAAGGATTGGATTTTTGAGGCGCTGGAGCCGGCTTTGCGCCGTCATTTATGCGGGTTTAATCTTGAGTCCATGGTTGATGCCGTGGCGCCCGTGCCGCTTCATTCTTGGCGCTTAAGGGAAAGGGGATTCAATCAAGCCGAGATTATCGGTCAAGCGGTCGCCGAACATATCGGCAAGCCGCTGGAGAAGGGCTTGATGCGCCGCAGCCGAAGGACAAAACCCCAGATGAGCTTGACGGATAAAAGCCTGCGGCGGGCGAATGTGCGCGGCGCTTTCGAGGCTTTGCAGCCGGGTTCGGCGCAGGGAAAAAGTTTTCTTCTTGTGGATGATGTGTCGACGACAGGCGCCACGCTTCATGAAGCGGCCGCGGCTCTGCGCCAAGCCGGGGCGCGCAAAGTGATCGGCTTCGCGTTAGCCGCTTAG